A genomic stretch from Photobacterium atrarenae includes:
- a CDS encoding methyl-accepting chemotaxis protein: MKEMKIKSKLLLLGLLPALVMMSAAIGIIITLENKAIDEEVGLYQENLVQERKNQLKDTVNIAKHAVEHVLANTPNTTVALDELRQLLTPLRFAENNAGYFFIYDHQGVTLVHPLTPEKHGQGMIGLKDSNGVAIIRELIQASQKGGGFVAYNYPKTSGGQPQPKLSFATSVNNGQWMIGTGLYVDDIDREVAIYRDDAISSMQSRFQIVLTTTLVLGVLFAMAILYFANRMARPVQNMARTLNEIADGEGDLTRRLDIHGHDEIAQLGDAFNRFVAKLQGIITQVSDATHHVSGAAGNIHAQTVRLTEQLHEHNNETEQVVTAITEMSSAASEVAMNANEVSNATSSASEESHIAQQRVDTSVVSITALVEEVDQAAQHIHSLNQQSQKIDNVLKVIGDIAEQTNLLALNAAIEAARAGEQGRGFAVVADEVRGLASRTQSSTQEIKEMLDELHALVSQAVSSMTHSQSTCSEAVDAANSITESLSTVTGAVEAINVMTSQIATAATEQSSVTDEINRNMVAIQDIVAELTESSRSSEQVVSELNHAGADLKKLVGQFKTS; the protein is encoded by the coding sequence ATGAAAGAAATGAAGATAAAAAGCAAGTTATTGCTACTCGGTTTGTTACCCGCTCTTGTGATGATGAGCGCTGCGATTGGCATCATCATTACTTTGGAAAATAAAGCAATTGATGAAGAAGTTGGACTTTATCAGGAGAATCTGGTTCAGGAACGGAAGAATCAGCTGAAAGATACAGTCAACATTGCAAAGCATGCCGTAGAGCATGTCCTCGCCAACACCCCGAACACCACAGTCGCACTTGATGAATTACGCCAGCTCCTGACACCGCTCCGTTTTGCCGAAAACAATGCCGGCTACTTTTTTATCTATGATCACCAAGGGGTCACTCTGGTTCACCCGCTCACACCTGAAAAGCACGGCCAGGGCATGATCGGCCTCAAAGACAGCAACGGGGTCGCGATTATCCGTGAGTTGATCCAGGCCAGCCAAAAAGGCGGCGGCTTTGTCGCCTACAACTACCCGAAGACCAGTGGCGGGCAGCCGCAACCGAAGCTGAGCTTCGCAACCAGTGTCAACAACGGCCAGTGGATGATTGGTACCGGGTTGTACGTTGACGATATAGACCGGGAAGTTGCTATCTATCGTGATGATGCGATTTCCAGCATGCAGAGCCGCTTTCAAATCGTCCTGACAACCACCCTGGTACTTGGTGTGCTCTTTGCGATGGCAATTCTCTACTTTGCCAACCGCATGGCCCGCCCGGTTCAGAACATGGCGCGCACTCTTAATGAGATTGCCGACGGTGAAGGCGATTTAACCCGTCGCCTGGACATTCATGGTCACGATGAAATTGCCCAGCTCGGCGATGCATTTAACCGCTTCGTTGCAAAACTCCAAGGGATCATCACCCAGGTCTCCGATGCCACCCATCATGTTTCCGGCGCGGCTGGCAATATTCATGCGCAAACCGTTCGCCTGACCGAGCAGCTCCATGAGCACAATAATGAGACGGAGCAGGTGGTGACCGCAATTACAGAGATGAGCTCGGCCGCAAGCGAAGTGGCGATGAACGCCAATGAGGTGTCCAATGCCACCAGCAGCGCCAGCGAAGAGTCGCATATTGCCCAGCAGCGGGTCGACACCTCTGTCGTTTCCATTACAGCTTTGGTTGAAGAAGTGGACCAAGCCGCCCAGCATATCCATTCACTGAACCAGCAGTCGCAAAAAATTGATAATGTCCTGAAAGTGATCGGCGACATTGCCGAACAGACCAACCTACTGGCCCTCAATGCCGCGATTGAAGCCGCCCGTGCCGGGGAACAAGGACGCGGGTTTGCCGTGGTGGCCGATGAAGTACGCGGACTGGCCAGCCGGACCCAGTCCAGTACTCAGGAAATCAAAGAGATGTTGGATGAGCTGCATGCTTTGGTCTCACAGGCCGTCTCTTCGATGACCCATAGCCAGTCGACCTGCAGTGAAGCCGTGGATGCCGCCAACTCCATCACTGAGAGCCTGTCGACCGTGACCGGTGCGGTTGAAGCAATCAACGTCATGACCAGCCAGATCGCCACCGCGGCGACAGAACAAAGTTCAGTCACAGATGAGATCAACCGCAACATGGTTGCCATTCAGGATATTGTTGCCGAGTTGACCGAATCGAGCCGCAGCTCCGAGCAGGTCGTCAGTGAACTCAATCATGCCGGCGCCGATCTGAAAAAACTGGTTGGTCAGTTTAAAACCAGCTGA
- a CDS encoding M14 family metallopeptidase has translation MNYTHPYPIGTPGTPWGDQEKHAWRDQVTFKRSYQDGVLAKLKPLDKRFERVQYGALSYDKNRYPLFALKTRHWDSRKPTVLVTGGVHGYETSGVHGAIQFIAEQAEKYSQWFNLLVAPCVSPWGYETINRWNPNAVDPNRSFYANSPAEESAALMNLVESLQSDILAHIDLHETTDTDELEFRPALAARDGVDYIKGTVPDGFYLVGDADNPQPDFQKAVIDAVRPVTHIAPPDKTGKIIGEPITQEGVINYPTKQLGLCSGLTNCVYGTTTEVYPDSPKVTEQECNDAQVAAVTGALDYILQAEGF, from the coding sequence ATGAACTATACCCATCCCTACCCGATCGGCACACCTGGTACCCCCTGGGGCGATCAAGAGAAACACGCCTGGCGCGATCAGGTGACGTTCAAACGTTCTTATCAGGACGGTGTGCTGGCAAAACTTAAACCGCTGGATAAGCGCTTTGAGCGGGTACAGTACGGCGCACTTTCTTATGACAAAAACCGCTATCCATTGTTTGCTCTGAAAACCCGACACTGGGACAGCCGGAAACCAACGGTTCTGGTGACCGGCGGCGTTCATGGCTACGAGACCAGCGGTGTTCATGGCGCCATTCAGTTTATCGCCGAGCAAGCCGAGAAATACAGCCAGTGGTTCAATCTGCTGGTTGCGCCCTGTGTCAGTCCGTGGGGCTATGAGACGATCAATCGCTGGAATCCAAACGCCGTCGATCCCAACCGTTCTTTTTACGCCAACAGCCCGGCAGAGGAATCCGCGGCCCTGATGAACCTGGTCGAATCCTTGCAGAGCGACATTCTGGCGCACATTGATCTGCATGAAACCACAGATACCGATGAGCTGGAATTTCGTCCGGCGCTAGCGGCCCGTGACGGGGTTGATTACATCAAAGGCACAGTGCCGGATGGTTTCTACCTGGTCGGTGATGCAGACAATCCTCAGCCGGATTTCCAGAAAGCTGTCATTGATGCCGTCCGCCCCGTAACGCATATTGCCCCGCCGGACAAAACAGGAAAAATAATCGGCGAGCCGATCACCCAGGAAGGTGTCATCAACTACCCGACCAAACAGCTGGGCTTGTGCAGTGGCCTGACCAACTGTGTCTACGGCACCACCACGGAAGTCTATCCGGACAGCCCGAAAGTGACCGAGCAAGAGTGTAATGATGCCCAAGTGGCAGCTGTCACCGGCGCACTGGATTATATTCTCCAGGCCGAAGGGTTCTGA
- the trpB gene encoding tryptophan synthase subunit beta, giving the protein MKNTFEHALPNAEGYFGEYGGSFIPPELQEIMVQITAAYESCRQDPAFREELARLYKHFVGRPSPIFHAENLSRQHGAPIYLKREDLNHTGAHKINHCLGEALVAKKMGKKKLIAETGAGQHGVALATAAALVGLECDIYMGEVDIAKEHPNVVRMRILGANVIPVTHGRKTLKEAVDAAFEAYLKDPVNQLYAIGSVVGPHPFPMMVRDFQSIIGNEARVQFQDMTGHLPENLVACVGGGSNAMGLFSAFLDDPGVALHGVEPAGRSLTEAGEHAATLTLGEPGIMHGFKSYMLKDDQGEPQEVYSVASGLDYPSVGPQHSYLKDIGRAQYGTVSDEEAIAAFFELSRSEGIIPAIESAHALAYALKLAKGGEKGSILINLSGRGDKDIDFVVEHYGKDYGIDSV; this is encoded by the coding sequence ATGAAAAATACGTTTGAGCACGCATTGCCCAATGCGGAAGGTTATTTTGGCGAATATGGCGGGAGTTTTATTCCGCCGGAATTGCAAGAAATTATGGTTCAGATCACCGCTGCTTATGAGTCTTGTCGCCAGGATCCGGCGTTCCGTGAAGAGCTGGCACGTTTGTATAAGCATTTTGTTGGCCGGCCAAGCCCGATTTTTCATGCCGAGAATCTTTCCCGTCAACACGGCGCGCCGATTTACCTCAAGCGTGAAGATTTGAACCATACTGGTGCCCACAAAATCAACCATTGCCTTGGCGAAGCACTGGTGGCGAAAAAAATGGGCAAGAAGAAACTCATTGCTGAAACCGGGGCAGGCCAACATGGTGTCGCCCTGGCAACGGCCGCGGCGCTGGTGGGGTTAGAATGCGATATCTATATGGGGGAAGTGGATATTGCCAAGGAGCATCCAAATGTTGTGCGGATGCGGATCCTCGGGGCCAATGTGATCCCGGTAACCCACGGACGAAAAACGCTGAAAGAAGCGGTGGATGCGGCCTTTGAAGCTTATCTGAAAGATCCGGTGAATCAGTTGTATGCCATTGGCTCGGTGGTGGGCCCTCACCCATTCCCGATGATGGTTCGTGATTTTCAGTCCATTATTGGCAATGAAGCGCGGGTGCAGTTCCAGGATATGACCGGCCATCTGCCGGAGAACCTGGTCGCCTGTGTCGGCGGTGGCTCTAATGCCATGGGGCTGTTTAGTGCATTCCTCGACGATCCCGGCGTAGCGCTCCATGGTGTGGAGCCGGCCGGTCGCTCACTGACCGAAGCGGGAGAGCACGCAGCGACGCTGACGCTGGGAGAGCCGGGTATCATGCATGGCTTTAAATCTTACATGCTCAAAGATGATCAGGGTGAGCCGCAGGAAGTATATTCGGTTGCCAGTGGGTTGGATTATCCGTCGGTCGGGCCGCAGCACAGCTACCTGAAAGATATCGGGCGGGCGCAGTATGGCACTGTCAGTGACGAAGAGGCAATTGCGGCATTCTTTGAGCTGTCGCGCAGCGAAGGGATTATTCCGGCAATTGAATCAGCACACGCGCTGGCCTATGCCTTAAAGCTGGCCAAGGGTGGTGAGAAAGGCTCGATTTTGATCAACCTCTCCGGCCGGGGCGATAAAGACATTGATTTTGTCGTCGAGCATTACGGTAAGGATTATGGCATTGATTCGGTTTAG
- a CDS encoding outer membrane beta-barrel protein: MNKIALAPLSALLITAFSAQAENPTQNFNFVSGGLQISEYNHDLVSSANAWGATTTDDTAGIYLRGSWNFTDQVFVEARSEGTADNDLTISHSLLGLGYYHPVNDNMTVYGLAGIAHSEAELDVHYWGFSNAKTTFSGDDSGLTGEVGARYQVMRNWTIEPAVRLAAYDDTLHELRLGNNIQLTRHFSVEANLQHRDFDELKETSYQLGARYSF, from the coding sequence ATGAACAAGATTGCTCTAGCGCCACTGTCTGCCCTGCTGATCACAGCTTTTTCTGCCCAGGCTGAAAACCCGACTCAAAACTTCAACTTTGTCAGCGGCGGGCTTCAGATCTCTGAATACAATCACGATCTGGTTTCTTCAGCGAACGCCTGGGGCGCCACAACAACGGATGATACGGCCGGCATTTACCTGCGCGGCAGCTGGAACTTCACCGATCAGGTCTTTGTAGAAGCGCGCAGTGAAGGGACCGCTGACAACGATCTGACTATTTCTCACTCGCTGCTGGGCCTGGGTTACTACCATCCGGTAAATGACAACATGACCGTCTACGGCCTGGCCGGGATTGCGCACAGCGAAGCAGAACTGGATGTGCACTACTGGGGCTTCTCCAACGCGAAAACCACCTTTAGTGGTGATGACTCCGGCCTAACCGGTGAAGTGGGTGCCCGTTATCAGGTGATGCGCAACTGGACCATTGAGCCGGCAGTTCGACTAGCAGCCTATGACGACACCCTGCATGAGCTGCGCCTGGGCAATAACATCCAGCTGACGCGTCATTTCAGCGTGGAAGCCAACCTGCAGCACCGCGATTTTGATGAATTGAAAGAAACCAGCTATCAACTGGGTGCGCGTTACAGCTTCTAA
- a CDS encoding M3 family oligoendopeptidase, producing MNAPSWDLSIAYQDLADPKITRDIEMIQSLINRLEALDPTRLEDLQQALRIDADISVTLSTLSTFANCLASVDASHEGAKKLAGQADRLYSQAEQALNPYLQAIIHLDANVFETLLQGEGLDVFRFKLERRRLQRHRMLSVGEEQLLSAMNVDGRNAWGRLYDNLTGSLSVKMKLVDGREETVGLSQAASLLYGPDALRREPAWHGISEVMTVHQESFAAILNGLSGGRLTEYEKRSHTEQVHFLDPSLHTSRIEKSTLDAMIGVARDNRAVGQKAGLAMAALFGTDKLKPWDELASMPALDGGESATYSFDRGITIIREAFAGVDQEMADFVDWMVENQRIDAAPQPHKRLGAYCTKFADTRSPLVFMTWGGSMSDVLTLAHELGHAFHNWVMRDMPLARTEYPMTLAETASIFAENIVRDALMAKAQTTQDQLQMLWEEAQSALQLLINIPVRYEFEKAFYEQRQQGELTPAQLRELMGETWREWYGEAMDETNAMFWASKLHFSIPEISFYNYPYLFGYLFSKGVYAQRAVKGEQFYADYKALLRDTGSMTAEAVVQKHLGMDIRQPAFWQQSVDMVQQQVAAFERLVATLK from the coding sequence ATGAACGCACCGAGCTGGGATCTTTCCATCGCCTACCAGGATCTTGCCGATCCCAAAATTACCCGGGATATCGAGATGATCCAGTCGCTGATCAATCGCCTGGAAGCGCTGGATCCGACACGTCTTGAAGATCTGCAACAGGCGCTGCGGATTGATGCCGACATATCGGTGACGCTGTCAACGTTATCGACGTTCGCCAATTGCCTGGCTTCTGTGGATGCCAGCCATGAAGGGGCCAAGAAACTGGCTGGACAGGCAGACCGACTGTATTCGCAGGCTGAGCAGGCGTTGAATCCATACTTGCAGGCCATCATTCATCTCGATGCGAACGTATTTGAGACCTTACTGCAAGGCGAAGGGCTGGATGTGTTTCGCTTTAAACTCGAACGCCGACGGTTACAGCGTCACCGAATGTTGTCGGTTGGCGAAGAGCAGTTGCTGTCAGCGATGAACGTGGATGGCCGCAATGCCTGGGGCCGGTTGTATGATAACCTGACCGGCAGCCTGTCGGTCAAGATGAAACTTGTCGATGGCCGTGAGGAAACTGTGGGACTGTCACAGGCAGCGAGCCTGCTTTATGGCCCGGATGCGTTGCGGCGTGAGCCGGCTTGGCACGGGATTTCCGAGGTGATGACGGTCCATCAGGAGTCATTTGCTGCCATTCTCAATGGACTGTCGGGTGGCCGGTTAACCGAGTATGAAAAGCGCAGCCATACCGAGCAGGTGCATTTTCTCGATCCGAGCCTGCACACCAGTCGGATTGAAAAGTCGACCCTGGATGCAATGATTGGCGTGGCGCGGGACAATCGTGCTGTCGGTCAAAAAGCGGGCCTGGCGATGGCGGCCTTGTTTGGCACTGACAAACTCAAACCCTGGGATGAGCTGGCGTCAATGCCGGCGCTGGACGGGGGCGAGAGTGCGACCTACAGCTTTGACCGGGGCATTACGATTATCCGTGAAGCCTTTGCTGGGGTAGACCAGGAAATGGCAGATTTTGTCGACTGGATGGTGGAAAATCAGCGGATTGATGCGGCGCCACAGCCACACAAGCGCTTGGGGGCCTATTGCACCAAGTTTGCCGATACGCGTTCGCCGCTGGTGTTTATGACCTGGGGCGGCAGTATGTCTGATGTCCTGACGCTGGCCCATGAGCTTGGCCATGCCTTCCATAACTGGGTGATGCGGGACATGCCGCTGGCCCGCACCGAATATCCGATGACGCTGGCGGAAACCGCCTCAATCTTTGCCGAGAATATTGTTCGTGATGCGCTGATGGCCAAAGCTCAGACCACACAAGATCAGCTCCAAATGCTGTGGGAAGAAGCGCAATCGGCATTACAGCTGCTGATCAACATTCCGGTGCGTTATGAATTTGAAAAGGCTTTCTATGAGCAGCGCCAGCAGGGCGAGCTGACACCCGCACAATTACGTGAGCTGATGGGGGAGACCTGGCGTGAATGGTATGGCGAAGCCATGGACGAAACCAATGCCATGTTCTGGGCCAGCAAGCTGCATTTCAGTATCCCTGAGATCAGCTTTTATAACTATCCGTACCTGTTCGGTTACCTGTTCAGTAAAGGGGTTTATGCGCAGCGGGCGGTGAAAGGCGAGCAGTTCTACGCCGATTATAAAGCCTTGCTACGTGATACCGGCTCTATGACCGCTGAAGCTGTGGTGCAGAAACACTTGGGGATGGACATCCGTCAGCCAGCATTCTGGCAGCAAAGTGTGGATATGGTGCAGCAACAAGTGGCGGCGTTTGAACGTCTGGTTGCGACTTTGAAATAA
- the btuD gene encoding vitamin B12 ABC transporter ATP-binding protein BtuD — protein MLLDVKNLAMPPRLLPVSFTVAAGEIVHLIGPNGSGKSTAIAMLSGLVAARGEVRLQGQPLADYDLPTLATVRCYLAQQDRPAFSVGVYHYLALALSALGKPDPVAVQQALDEVCQALSIADKLSRNIQQLSGGEWQRVRLAAACLQVWPALNPQAKLLLLDEPAAALDIGQEAAMYKLIRMMAQKGIAVVMANHDLNRTLREADKVILLNHGSCVAKGEPETVMTVERLEAVFSTRVQRIEHRGQACLIFSD, from the coding sequence TTGCTCCTGGATGTGAAAAACCTCGCGATGCCGCCGCGCCTATTACCCGTGTCCTTTACGGTCGCAGCCGGTGAGATTGTTCACCTGATTGGCCCCAATGGCAGCGGCAAGAGTACAGCGATTGCCATGCTGTCCGGCCTGGTCGCGGCCAGGGGAGAAGTGCGCCTGCAGGGACAGCCCCTGGCTGACTATGATTTGCCGACCCTGGCGACGGTGCGCTGCTATCTGGCGCAGCAGGACAGGCCGGCATTTTCTGTTGGGGTGTATCATTACCTGGCTTTGGCGCTCTCTGCGCTGGGGAAGCCGGATCCGGTTGCGGTCCAGCAAGCGCTGGACGAGGTATGCCAGGCGCTCAGTATCGCCGATAAGCTCAGCCGCAATATTCAGCAGCTGTCGGGTGGGGAGTGGCAACGGGTACGACTTGCGGCAGCGTGTCTCCAGGTTTGGCCTGCGTTAAACCCGCAAGCAAAGCTGCTGTTGCTGGATGAACCGGCCGCGGCACTGGACATTGGCCAGGAAGCGGCGATGTACAAATTGATCCGCATGATGGCGCAAAAGGGGATTGCTGTGGTCATGGCGAACCATGATTTGAACCGGACTTTGCGTGAAGCGGATAAAGTGATTTTGCTCAATCATGGCAGCTGCGTGGCTAAAGGTGAGCCGGAAACCGTCATGACCGTTGAGCGGTTGGAGGCGGTGTTTTCGACTCGGGTCCAGCGAATCGAACATCGCGGACAGGCGTGTCTGATTTTCTCTGACTAG
- the btuC gene encoding vitamin B12 ABC transporter permease BtuC — protein sequence MQLNDLILRQRARWQLSLILSAVALVISGFFSLAVGEIFIWPWSPGSELEQQFLIQLRMPRLLAAMAIGASLAASGAVLQVLLGNPLAEPGVIGISGGASLALVILLFFFPAISNPMITMVTAMAGALCFTLILAGLSRRRKVSTTRLLLIGVALGILSGAVVTWAFYFSDDLNLRQLMYWLMGSVGGANWLQLSLLLLVVPVLGWLCWQGQKLDLLMLGESQARQLGLDVTAFRWRLILVVSLLVGAAVALGGVIGFIGLVVPHLLRLALGTENRYLLPLSAMCGALLLAVADIFARVLLPAAELPVGVVITSLGAPVFIWMLLRSQMD from the coding sequence ATGCAACTAAATGATCTTATTCTCCGCCAGCGTGCCCGGTGGCAGCTCAGCCTGATCCTGAGTGCCGTGGCGTTGGTGATTTCTGGTTTTTTCTCTCTCGCCGTGGGCGAAATCTTCATCTGGCCCTGGTCGCCCGGCAGCGAGCTTGAACAGCAGTTCTTGATCCAGTTGCGCATGCCACGGTTATTAGCCGCTATGGCCATCGGGGCTTCGCTGGCCGCTTCCGGTGCTGTGTTGCAGGTTTTATTGGGTAACCCGCTGGCTGAGCCCGGGGTGATTGGCATTTCCGGCGGCGCCAGCCTGGCGCTGGTGATCCTGCTGTTTTTCTTTCCTGCAATCTCGAATCCGATGATCACTATGGTGACCGCGATGGCCGGGGCCTTGTGTTTTACCCTGATCCTGGCCGGATTGTCGCGGCGGCGTAAAGTCTCAACCACCCGTTTGTTGCTCATCGGAGTAGCGCTGGGGATCTTGTCCGGCGCAGTGGTGACCTGGGCTTTTTATTTCAGTGATGATCTGAACTTGCGGCAACTGATGTACTGGCTAATGGGAAGCGTTGGTGGCGCAAACTGGTTGCAACTCTCGCTGCTGTTATTGGTTGTGCCGGTATTGGGCTGGCTCTGTTGGCAGGGACAAAAGTTGGATCTGCTGATGCTGGGTGAGAGCCAGGCTCGGCAGTTGGGGCTGGATGTGACGGCGTTTCGCTGGCGTTTGATCCTGGTGGTTTCCCTGCTGGTTGGCGCCGCGGTGGCGCTGGGTGGTGTGATTGGCTTTATCGGGCTGGTGGTGCCGCATTTACTCCGGTTGGCTTTGGGGACTGAAAATCGCTACTTGCTGCCGCTCTCTGCAATGTGCGGTGCTTTGCTTCTGGCAGTGGCTGATATTTTTGCTCGGGTGTTGTTGCCGGCAGCGGAGCTGCCGGTCGGGGTGGTGATCACCAGTCTCGGGGCGCCGGTGTTTATTTGGATGCTGCTGCGATCGCAAATGGACTAA
- a CDS encoding succinylglutamate desuccinylase, which translates to MAFLKQVKKGRFLKATLDLASPFESGEWTLDTGVQCKLPMRGVLEITPPTLSGHEKDIVLSSGVHGDETSPIELIQRLAEGILKGEIIPAHRLLLIIAHPEAINAHTRFVTENMNRLFKARNDERNVDCVTANALQQAVSDFYHGSTQAQPDRWHLDLHCAIRDSKHYTFAVSPYTDNPTRSNRLFAFLQRAQIDAILLSNSASPTFSWYSAEYFSAQALTMELGKVAQFGKNDLTRLEDFYSAMLALVTEVDVPLEWYGETMSVYKVTRTLTKQTDAFHFTFPANQANFTHFEEGTLLGGDEGVEYTAAQGGEAVVFPNPNVAVGQRACLLVKKTRVNFREQVTVE; encoded by the coding sequence ATGGCGTTTCTGAAACAGGTGAAGAAGGGGCGGTTCCTCAAAGCGACGCTGGACCTGGCTTCACCGTTTGAGTCCGGAGAATGGACACTGGATACCGGTGTTCAGTGTAAGCTGCCGATGCGCGGTGTCCTGGAGATCACGCCGCCAACGCTGAGCGGACATGAGAAAGACATCGTCCTCTCCTCAGGGGTGCATGGTGATGAAACCAGCCCGATCGAACTGATCCAGCGTTTGGCCGAAGGAATTTTGAAAGGGGAGATCATCCCTGCCCACCGATTATTGTTGATCATTGCTCACCCGGAAGCGATCAATGCGCATACCCGGTTTGTGACTGAAAACATGAACCGGTTGTTTAAAGCACGAAATGACGAGCGCAACGTTGATTGTGTGACGGCCAATGCGCTGCAACAAGCCGTGAGCGACTTTTATCATGGCTCGACGCAGGCGCAGCCGGATCGTTGGCATTTGGATCTGCATTGTGCGATCCGTGATTCAAAACACTACACTTTTGCGGTCAGTCCGTATACAGACAACCCAACTCGCAGCAATCGCCTGTTTGCATTTTTACAGCGTGCGCAAATCGATGCGATTTTGCTGTCTAATTCGGCCTCGCCGACATTCAGCTGGTATAGTGCGGAATACTTCTCAGCCCAGGCGCTGACAATGGAACTTGGCAAAGTCGCCCAGTTTGGTAAAAATGATCTGACACGTCTGGAAGACTTCTACAGCGCGATGCTGGCGCTGGTCACTGAAGTGGATGTGCCGCTCGAGTGGTACGGTGAGACCATGAGCGTGTACAAAGTCACCCGTACTCTGACCAAGCAGACCGATGCGTTCCACTTTACATTCCCGGCCAACCAGGCCAACTTTACTCATTTTGAGGAAGGAACATTACTGGGCGGTGACGAAGGGGTGGAATATACCGCTGCACAAGGCGGTGAAGCGGTTGTGTTCCCGAACCCGAATGTGGCGGTGGGTCAGCGTGCCTGCCTGCTGGTGAAGAAAACCCGGGTAAACTTCAGAGAGCAGGTGACTGTCGAATAA
- the ihfA gene encoding integration host factor subunit alpha → MALTKADLAENLFENVGLSKRDAKDTVEVFFEEIRKALEHGEQVKLSGFGNFDLRDKNERPGRNPKTGEDIPISARRVVTFRPGQKLKARVESIEIEK, encoded by the coding sequence ATGGCGCTCACAAAAGCCGATTTGGCTGAGAACCTGTTTGAGAATGTTGGACTAAGCAAACGGGACGCCAAGGATACGGTGGAAGTCTTCTTTGAAGAAATCAGGAAAGCTCTGGAACATGGTGAGCAAGTGAAGTTATCCGGATTTGGTAACTTTGACCTGCGCGACAAAAATGAGCGACCAGGACGAAATCCGAAGACAGGTGAAGATATTCCGATTTCAGCCCGCCGTGTCGTCACTTTCCGCCCAGGCCAGAAACTTAAAGCTCGCGTAGAAAGCATCGAAATCGAAAAATAA